In Acidobacteriota bacterium, a genomic segment contains:
- the mazG gene encoding nucleoside triphosphate pyrophosphohydrolase, giving the protein MVALISRLRAPGGCPWDREQTHESLKPMMLEEAYEVVEAIDEGNDEEFVGELGDLLLQVVFHSQIATEENRFNVAEVIERIASKMIRRHPHVFGEDTAQTAGEVLRNWEAIKEAELEAKGKRAENPSMLDSVSSKLPAVMEAFQMTTKVSRVDFDWPDVASVLEKLDEEVEELKQAVADEHPTHQEIAGEVGDLLFVAVNVARLLGIDPESALKGSNRKFRRRFRYIEDKLREQGRKPADSDHIEMDALWDEAKAREKDPTPTDVRPG; this is encoded by the coding sequence ATGGTCGCGTTGATATCGCGGCTGCGCGCGCCCGGCGGCTGTCCCTGGGATCGCGAGCAGACACACGAGAGCCTCAAGCCAATGATGCTCGAAGAAGCCTATGAGGTCGTCGAAGCCATCGACGAGGGCAACGATGAGGAGTTCGTCGGCGAGCTTGGAGATTTGCTGCTTCAAGTCGTTTTTCACAGCCAGATCGCAACCGAAGAAAACCGCTTCAACGTCGCCGAGGTGATCGAGCGCATTGCCTCCAAGATGATCCGCCGCCATCCACACGTGTTCGGCGAGGACACAGCTCAGACCGCCGGCGAAGTGCTTCGAAACTGGGAAGCGATCAAAGAAGCCGAGCTTGAAGCAAAGGGCAAGCGCGCAGAGAACCCCTCGATGCTGGACAGCGTTTCGTCGAAGTTGCCGGCGGTGATGGAAGCGTTTCAGATGACGACGAAGGTCTCGCGCGTCGACTTCGATTGGCCGGATGTCGCCTCGGTCCTTGAAAAACTCGACGAAGAGGTGGAAGAGCTGAAGCAGGCGGTGGCCGACGAGCACCCGACTCATCAGGAGATCGCCGGCGAGGTCGGGGACTTGCTCTTCGTAGCGGTGAATGTCGCGCGACTCCTCGGCATCGATCCCGAAAGTGCGCTAAAGGGTTCGAACAGAAAATTCCGGCGACGATTCCGTTATATCGAAGACAAGCTTCGAGAGCAGGGCCGCAAACCGGCAGACTCAGATCACATCGAGATGGACGCACTATGGGATGAGGCTAAAGCCAGGGAGAAGGATCCTACTCCGACGGATGTGCGGCCGGGCTAG
- a CDS encoding DUF1844 domain-containing protein, translating into MAEREETGFKVTDRRKYNTDGSPRDSAEPEAPGVEEAEAPAPLPEQPASNVVSFPGDGAKGQPQAGASPQAAAAASESSATSPASTKAPIAAGQAAAGQVEQAYNQARGPQSSRLPEPSFFSLANMLAVEAAVHLGLIQTPGEEAPPLDLEAARHLIDMLGMLETKTRGNLTEEEANLLENVLADLRMQFVALSKER; encoded by the coding sequence ATGGCTGAACGAGAAGAAACTGGTTTCAAAGTTACCGACCGAAGAAAGTACAACACTGACGGGAGTCCGCGCGACTCGGCTGAACCAGAAGCGCCCGGCGTCGAGGAAGCCGAAGCGCCAGCTCCATTGCCTGAGCAGCCGGCCAGCAATGTCGTTTCGTTTCCCGGTGACGGGGCGAAGGGGCAACCTCAGGCGGGCGCTTCGCCTCAAGCCGCCGCCGCCGCGAGTGAAAGTAGCGCGACCAGCCCCGCTTCGACTAAGGCGCCGATTGCCGCGGGCCAGGCTGCCGCAGGCCAGGTAGAGCAGGCTTACAACCAGGCTCGCGGGCCCCAGTCTTCGAGGTTGCCCGAACCTTCCTTTTTCAGCCTGGCGAACATGCTTGCAGTCGAAGCCGCAGTGCACCTCGGTTTGATTCAGACCCCCGGCGAAGAAGCTCCCCCGCTGGATCTCGAGGCGGCGCGTCATCTGATCGATATGCTGGGCATGCTTGAAACCAAAACGCGCGGCAACCTAACGGAAGAAGAAGCCAATTTGCTTGAAAACGTTCTGGCCGATCTTCGGATGCAGTTCGTGGCGCTTTCGAAAGAAAGGTGA
- the eutB gene encoding ethanolamine ammonia-lyase subunit EutB, translating into MNLNELTQTFALANEFKEGDLLVGGTRDEQVRKEAREALASIRLGEIAKTALVEDQVTEALGRAIDTQRSNELSRLTVGELKQILLAADAASWARRYRDGLTSEAIAATAKLMTNDELGSVSRSLFNPLPGDGIAIGSQQHFGSRIQPNSPGDNEEEILFSILEGLTYGCGDVIIGLNPASDDVDTIVRLEQLLCSVVERLELPTRYAVLSDIVKQTSARARTRVDAGFQSLAGTSKAIRGMVGLDVDGLLDLAGGFNGLYFETGQGSAVTNQAAEGVDMVTLEARAYGVARYLRQRTGAWMIVNDVAGFIGPEVFRTGDQLLRACLEDTMMAKLHGITMGLDVCATFHMGIEPRELRLLAESIVERAAPAYLMAVAGNADPMLGYLTTSFREHPAIRHRSSKQISSAMKGRLLALGVMKESGEAAGHGAQSLYAAYQKAGGDTRAVATLSEEATKRIAVLAERGFDLGYGCNADFTAPVEVNARIDAIYSHARRALYATLDDVVIGAVCPHFLRVRTKASGRDEYLAHPPCGEAIRDEDAAHVRALYLSSRPRVQVVISDGLNPNALNENLPLVLPVVRRHLVQAGHRVGDIDIVIQNGRVRAGYHVGLLLDIEVVIHFIGERPGTGIDTMSAYLTYGRDKAGQSRWGSDVDHSWTNAVCGIHRKAKRPDAAANEIARLVNRMFEQRCSGVGLT; encoded by the coding sequence TTGAACCTCAACGAGCTGACGCAAACATTCGCCCTCGCCAACGAGTTCAAAGAAGGCGATCTGCTGGTCGGCGGGACGCGCGACGAGCAAGTACGCAAAGAAGCCCGCGAAGCGCTCGCTTCAATTCGCCTCGGCGAGATCGCCAAAACGGCACTGGTTGAAGATCAAGTCACAGAGGCGCTCGGCCGGGCCATCGACACCCAACGTTCAAACGAATTGTCTCGCTTGACGGTCGGTGAGCTGAAGCAAATCCTGCTCGCGGCTGATGCAGCATCCTGGGCGCGGCGATATCGCGACGGTCTCACAAGCGAAGCGATTGCGGCCACAGCGAAGCTGATGACCAACGACGAGCTTGGATCGGTGTCGCGTTCGCTTTTCAATCCGCTGCCTGGCGACGGCATCGCGATTGGCTCACAGCAGCATTTCGGTTCTCGCATTCAGCCCAACAGCCCGGGAGATAACGAAGAGGAAATCCTCTTCTCGATTCTCGAAGGGCTGACCTACGGCTGCGGCGACGTGATCATCGGTCTCAATCCCGCAAGCGACGACGTTGACACAATCGTCCGTCTCGAGCAGCTACTCTGCAGCGTCGTCGAGCGTCTGGAACTGCCCACCCGTTACGCAGTGCTGTCAGACATAGTGAAACAGACCAGCGCACGCGCGCGAACTCGTGTCGACGCAGGCTTTCAAAGCCTGGCTGGAACCTCGAAAGCGATCAGGGGGATGGTTGGGCTCGACGTGGACGGGCTGCTCGATCTGGCGGGCGGATTCAACGGCCTCTATTTCGAAACAGGCCAGGGCTCGGCCGTCACCAATCAAGCAGCGGAAGGCGTGGACATGGTCACGCTCGAAGCTCGCGCATACGGCGTCGCTCGATATCTTCGGCAGCGCACCGGCGCATGGATGATTGTAAACGACGTCGCCGGATTCATCGGGCCTGAAGTTTTTCGCACCGGCGATCAACTTCTTCGCGCGTGTCTCGAGGACACGATGATGGCCAAGCTCCACGGGATCACGATGGGGCTCGACGTGTGTGCAACGTTTCATATGGGAATAGAACCGCGCGAGCTTCGGCTGCTCGCCGAGTCGATCGTCGAACGCGCGGCCCCAGCTTACCTGATGGCGGTAGCCGGGAATGCCGATCCGATGCTCGGCTACCTCACGACTTCGTTCAGGGAACATCCTGCAATTCGCCACCGAAGCAGCAAGCAGATTTCTTCTGCGATGAAGGGCCGCTTGCTTGCGCTCGGGGTGATGAAGGAGTCGGGCGAGGCCGCAGGACACGGCGCCCAGTCGCTCTATGCGGCTTATCAGAAGGCTGGCGGCGACACTCGCGCGGTTGCAACGTTGAGCGAGGAAGCAACAAAGAGGATCGCTGTTCTTGCCGAACGCGGATTTGATCTCGGTTACGGCTGCAATGCGGATTTCACGGCTCCGGTTGAAGTCAACGCCCGAATCGACGCGATCTACTCACACGCCCGGCGAGCGCTGTACGCAACGCTGGATGACGTCGTCATCGGAGCAGTCTGCCCGCACTTTCTTCGCGTTCGCACCAAGGCTTCCGGCCGCGACGAGTACCTCGCACATCCGCCTTGCGGCGAGGCGATTCGCGACGAGGACGCCGCGCACGTCAGGGCGCTCTATCTATCAAGCCGCCCGCGTGTGCAGGTGGTGATCTCAGACGGACTCAATCCGAACGCACTCAATGAAAACCTGCCCCTGGTGCTTCCCGTCGTGCGCCGGCACCTTGTGCAAGCGGGACATCGCGTCGGCGACATCGACATTGTCATCCAAAACGGCCGCGTGCGGGCAGGCTATCATGTCGGACTGTTACTCGACATCGAGGTGGTCATTCACTTCATCGGTGAGCGGCCGGGCACCGGGATCGACACGATGTCGGCATACTTGACCTACGGCCGGGACAAGGCCGGCCAATCAAGATGGGGGTCTGATGTTGACCACTCGTGGACTAACGCAGTGTGTGGTATTCATCGTAAAGCGAAGCGTCCTGACGCAGCAGCAAACGAGATCGCGCGATTGGTGAATCGGATGTTCGAGCAGCGTTGTTCGGGGGTCGGGCTGACATAG
- a CDS encoding amino acid permease: MTKHPDRNTDSAVQDAHELGKLGYAQELFRTMGGFSNFAISFSIISILTGAVTLYGHGLTMGGPAEMAFGWPLVTLFTLTVAMSMAELASALPTAGAMYHWSSKLGGKGWGWFTAWFNIVGNITVLAGIDYGCAQFLTPLLGLNATTTNLLLVYAAILTSHAFINHYGIRLVALLNDFSVTVHIIGVFAIVAALFIFAPKQPASFFFSAVTNNPQGSPYWWAFIVGLLQAQWTFTGYDASASVSEETVDPRRRVPWGMVMAVVVSSLVGYLLLIALTLAIKDIPAVLSAKDASGNDVPAVITILDGALGARAGALFSALVAMAMWFCGLSAVTWCSRVIYAFSRDNGMPASKLWKQVSKKHLTPAPAIWLCVAVAFAAAVYGGAYSVVTSISVIGLYFSYTIPVFLALRARRSNAGAEYAQRGPWHLGRYSSAINVVAIIWVAFICVILSVPDNGRAGKTIAAVTVLLVFWYVVRARRTFTGPAWSATSLTAEAQGPQR, translated from the coding sequence ATGACCAAACACCCTGATCGCAACACTGACAGCGCCGTTCAAGACGCACACGAACTCGGAAAGCTCGGCTACGCACAGGAGCTCTTCCGCACGATGGGCGGCTTCTCGAACTTTGCTATTTCGTTTTCGATCATCTCGATCCTCACCGGGGCGGTCACGTTGTACGGGCACGGATTGACCATGGGCGGTCCGGCTGAGATGGCTTTCGGATGGCCGCTGGTGACGCTGTTCACGCTGACGGTCGCTATGAGCATGGCCGAACTTGCTTCTGCGCTGCCGACCGCCGGCGCGATGTATCACTGGTCCTCGAAGCTTGGCGGCAAGGGATGGGGCTGGTTCACGGCCTGGTTCAACATCGTCGGCAACATAACCGTGCTCGCAGGGATCGACTACGGCTGCGCCCAGTTTCTTACGCCGCTTCTAGGCCTGAACGCGACGACGACGAACCTGTTGCTTGTGTATGCGGCAATCCTGACTTCGCACGCGTTTATCAACCACTACGGCATTCGACTGGTTGCGTTGCTCAACGACTTTAGCGTGACCGTTCACATCATCGGCGTGTTCGCGATAGTAGCCGCGTTGTTCATCTTCGCGCCTAAGCAGCCCGCGAGTTTTTTCTTCAGCGCAGTCACTAACAACCCTCAAGGCTCGCCATACTGGTGGGCGTTTATCGTCGGGCTGCTGCAAGCGCAGTGGACGTTCACTGGCTACGACGCGTCCGCGAGCGTGTCCGAAGAAACCGTCGATCCGCGCCGAAGGGTGCCGTGGGGAATGGTAATGGCAGTCGTTGTATCGAGCCTCGTCGGATACCTCTTGCTGATTGCACTGACCCTGGCTATCAAAGACATTCCCGCGGTGCTGAGCGCCAAGGACGCGAGTGGCAATGATGTTCCCGCGGTGATTACGATTCTCGACGGTGCGCTCGGTGCTAGAGCCGGCGCGCTGTTCTCAGCGTTGGTGGCGATGGCGATGTGGTTTTGCGGACTGTCGGCGGTGACGTGGTGCTCACGAGTCATCTACGCCTTCTCGCGTGACAACGGTATGCCGGCATCGAAGCTTTGGAAACAGGTAAGCAAAAAGCACCTCACCCCCGCGCCGGCAATCTGGCTGTGCGTCGCGGTTGCATTCGCGGCGGCGGTTTATGGCGGGGCCTATTCGGTGGTGACCTCGATCAGCGTGATCGGACTCTACTTCTCGTATACGATCCCGGTCTTCCTAGCTTTGCGAGCCAGGCGATCGAACGCCGGCGCCGAATACGCGCAGCGAGGACCGTGGCATCTCGGACGGTACAGCTCGGCGATCAACGTAGTTGCGATCATCTGGGTTGCATTCATCTGTGTGATTCTGAGTGTTCCCGACAACGGTCGCGCTGGAAAGACAATCGCGGCGGTCACGGTCTTGCTCGTGTTTTGGTACGTGGTGAGAGCGCGACGGACGTTCACCGGACCAGCCTGGTCAGCAACATCTCTCACCGCAGAGGCGCAGGGTCCGCAGAGATGA
- a CDS encoding Uma2 family endonuclease has product MSVQFQKHYFTVDEYYRMAKGGVFSEDDRVELIEGEVVEMSPIGSTHQGCVDALSTILTRRLGRAAIVRVQGPIGIDEYSEPQPDICLLKPRSDFYRRSHPVPADVLLVIEVADTSIQFDRNVKLPLYARVGIPEAWLIVLMKDFIEVHSEPTNGKYQKVQRLKRGKKLISPTIPSLTLNVDSILG; this is encoded by the coding sequence ATGTCGGTTCAATTTCAAAAGCACTACTTCACCGTTGATGAATACTATCGGATGGCGAAGGGTGGCGTCTTTTCCGAGGACGATCGGGTTGAGCTGATTGAAGGCGAGGTCGTAGAGATGAGCCCAATTGGCAGCACCCACCAGGGATGTGTAGACGCGTTGAGCACGATTCTAACCCGTAGGCTAGGGCGGGCGGCGATTGTGAGAGTTCAAGGACCGATTGGCATCGATGAGTACTCAGAGCCCCAACCAGATATCTGCCTGCTGAAGCCGCGCAGCGATTTCTATCGCCGTTCACACCCGGTGCCCGCCGATGTGTTGCTGGTCATCGAAGTGGCCGACACTTCGATACAGTTTGATCGCAACGTGAAACTGCCGTTGTACGCGCGAGTGGGCATTCCGGAGGCCTGGTTGATTGTATTGATGAAAGACTTCATCGAGGTTCACAGCGAACCCACGAACGGGAAATACCAAAAAGTCCAACGACTCAAGCGCGGCAAGAAGCTTATATCACCAACGATACCAAGCCTAACTCTCAACGTTGATAGCATCCTTGGCTAG
- a CDS encoding TetR/AcrR family transcriptional regulator — MPSDLQSKYDQKLVHVLKTSAAVFADKGYHSTSMRDISRATKMSLSGLYYYFKSKEELLFLIQDYCFSTVIGDCRRLLEGVDDPVRRLKLLIENHLNYFVQNMNEMKVLSHEADSISGDLFKKVNAKKRQYVNLVMNLLDEIARENRVEGLDARVATFSLFGMMNWTYNWYNARKDVDVAGLSNNITRLFLSGFLGDKALEAERLETGREAHLARSVSIWQK; from the coding sequence ATGCCCTCTGACCTGCAGTCAAAATACGACCAGAAACTAGTGCACGTGCTCAAGACCTCGGCGGCGGTGTTCGCGGACAAGGGCTACCACTCAACCAGCATGCGTGACATATCGCGTGCTACAAAGATGAGCCTGTCGGGGCTATACTACTACTTCAAAAGCAAAGAAGAACTGCTCTTTCTCATACAGGATTACTGCTTCAGCACGGTGATCGGCGATTGCCGAAGACTGCTCGAGGGCGTCGATGATCCAGTTCGGCGTTTGAAACTGCTCATCGAGAACCACCTGAATTACTTCGTTCAAAACATGAACGAAATGAAAGTACTCTCGCACGAAGCAGATTCGATCAGCGGTGACTTGTTCAAGAAGGTCAACGCGAAGAAGCGCCAGTATGTGAACCTTGTTATGAACTTGCTTGATGAGATAGCTCGTGAGAACCGGGTTGAAGGACTCGATGCAAGAGTCGCGACGTTCTCGCTATTCGGCATGATGAACTGGACTTATAACTGGTATAACGCGCGGAAGGACGTGGACGTGGCGGGGTTATCGAACAACATCACCCGGCTGTTTCTGAGCGGGTTCCTCGGAGACAAGGCGCTTGAAGCCGAGAGGCTAGAGACCGGGCGTGAGGCGCACCTGGCACGTTCGGTTTCAATTTGGCAGAAATGA
- a CDS encoding enoyl-CoA hydratase/isomerase family protein yields the protein MTREAMENKLVNYSIQNGVAIIELHDPPANTYTYEMMRDLDDAILEARLDEDVHVVVIRGAGDKFFCAGANIKMLLSATAQFRYFFSLHGNETLMRMENTAKLIIAAINGHAVGGGLEIALACDVRIAKKGPGMLGLPEINLGLLPGMGGTQRLPRIIGKAKGLELLATGRTISVEEAHEIGLVNHVFEEENFFEKVLEYARQFVAPAKASKAVGLIKRSVQTGFEVPQAEALALERELLQQLFESEDAQEGLDAYAKKRQAQFKGK from the coding sequence ATGACTAGAGAAGCGATGGAAAACAAGCTGGTCAACTACAGCATTCAGAACGGCGTTGCGATCATCGAACTGCACGACCCGCCCGCGAACACCTATACCTACGAGATGATGCGCGATCTGGACGACGCGATCCTCGAAGCCAGGCTCGACGAGGACGTGCATGTGGTTGTGATTCGGGGGGCGGGTGACAAGTTTTTCTGCGCGGGCGCGAACATCAAGATGCTGTTGTCGGCAACGGCACAGTTCCGTTACTTCTTCAGCTTGCACGGCAACGAAACCCTGATGCGAATGGAGAACACCGCGAAGCTGATCATCGCCGCGATCAACGGCCATGCGGTCGGCGGCGGGCTCGAGATCGCGCTGGCTTGCGACGTGCGCATCGCGAAGAAGGGGCCGGGGATGCTCGGGTTGCCTGAGATTAATCTCGGTTTGTTGCCGGGAATGGGCGGGACGCAGAGGCTGCCGAGAATCATCGGAAAGGCGAAAGGCCTGGAGCTTCTTGCGACGGGACGCACGATCTCAGTCGAAGAAGCTCACGAGATTGGGCTGGTGAACCACGTGTTCGAAGAGGAAAACTTTTTTGAGAAGGTCCTCGAATACGCGCGGCAGTTTGTAGCACCGGCAAAGGCCAGCAAGGCTGTCGGACTGATCAAGCGCTCAGTCCAAACAGGGTTTGAGGTGCCGCAGGCTGAAGCGTTGGCGCTCGAACGCGAGCTGTTGCAACAACTGTTTGAGAGTGAGGATGCCCAGGAAGGGCTAGACGCCTACGCGAAGAAGCGGCAGGCGCAGTTTAAGGGGAAATAG
- a CDS encoding aldehyde dehydrogenase family protein, with protein MAKMFIAGESVDAISGATYQVHNPANGEAVDTAPKGAEEDARRAIDAAEAAFEEWSHTSAEDRGKLLFKAAELVVAERKSLAELLCREQGKPFQEASGELEHFDHGLHFYAGLASKVRGAHVPLPAKNAYGMVVHKPLGVCGAIVPWNFPLTLMGTKVGPALAAGNTVVVKPASTTPLTTIRIIELMNQAGIPKGVLNVITGPGGVVGEELLKNPKVRRIAFTGESATGKHVAEVACGDFKRVTLELGGSDPMIVCDDADIQKAITGAMVGRFWNAGQACLAVKRLYIFDKVFDEFVQGLTSKVARYEVGDGMTKAEKPKIRMGPLHTAAQREEIESQVKDAIDRGAKVLLGGARPEGAQYEKGHYYLPTILVDVPDDARAVQEETFGPVLPIFRVSSLDDALQRANASIYGLGSSIWTKNLDNIETAIDKLQAGNVWVNSLHYGYDELPFGGVKASGFGREHGPEALDYYLEPKGVVITR; from the coding sequence ATGGCGAAGATGTTCATAGCAGGAGAATCGGTCGATGCGATCAGCGGCGCGACCTATCAAGTACACAATCCAGCCAACGGCGAAGCTGTAGACACCGCTCCGAAAGGCGCCGAAGAGGATGCGCGCCGAGCGATCGACGCAGCCGAGGCGGCTTTTGAAGAATGGTCGCACACGTCGGCAGAAGATCGCGGCAAGCTTCTCTTCAAGGCCGCGGAACTCGTAGTAGCCGAGCGCAAGAGCCTGGCGGAATTGCTGTGCCGGGAGCAGGGTAAGCCGTTTCAGGAAGCGAGCGGCGAGCTCGAGCACTTCGATCACGGCTTGCACTTCTACGCGGGACTCGCTTCGAAGGTGCGCGGCGCACACGTCCCGCTACCGGCTAAGAACGCTTATGGCATGGTGGTACACAAGCCGCTCGGCGTGTGCGGCGCGATCGTGCCATGGAATTTTCCGCTCACTTTGATGGGCACCAAGGTCGGGCCGGCGCTCGCGGCTGGGAATACTGTTGTCGTTAAGCCCGCTTCGACGACACCGCTTACGACGATTCGCATCATCGAGTTGATGAACCAGGCCGGCATTCCGAAAGGTGTGTTGAATGTCATCACCGGACCGGGCGGCGTTGTCGGCGAGGAGTTGCTGAAGAACCCAAAGGTGCGGCGCATCGCGTTCACCGGAGAATCTGCGACTGGCAAGCACGTTGCTGAGGTTGCTTGCGGAGACTTCAAACGGGTGACGCTCGAGCTCGGCGGATCAGATCCGATGATCGTCTGCGACGACGCCGATATTCAAAAGGCGATAACCGGCGCGATGGTTGGCCGCTTTTGGAATGCGGGTCAGGCGTGTCTTGCGGTGAAGAGGCTTTACATATTCGACAAGGTCTTCGATGAATTCGTCCAGGGACTGACGAGCAAGGTCGCGCGCTACGAAGTCGGCGACGGTATGACTAAAGCCGAGAAGCCGAAGATTCGAATGGGTCCGCTGCACACGGCGGCGCAGCGCGAAGAGATCGAATCACAGGTCAAAGACGCAATCGATCGCGGCGCGAAGGTGCTGCTCGGCGGCGCGCGACCTGAAGGCGCCCAGTACGAGAAAGGTCATTACTATCTGCCGACGATTCTTGTAGACGTTCCCGATGACGCGCGAGCTGTGCAGGAGGAAACATTTGGGCCGGTGCTGCCGATCTTCCGAGTGAGCAGCCTCGATGACGCGCTTCAACGCGCGAACGCGTCGATCTACGGGCTGGGTTCGTCGATCTGGACCAAGAACCTGGACAACATTGAAACGGCGATCGATAAGCTTCAAGCGGGGAACGTGTGGGTGAACTCGCTGCATTATGGCTACGATGAGCTGCCGTTTGGTGGTGTGAAGGCGAGCGGCTTCGGTCGTGAGCATGGACCTGAGGCGCTTGATTATTATCTGGAGCCTAAGGGTGTGGTTATTACGCGTTAA
- a CDS encoding Uma2 family endonuclease has translation MSTTTRWTSADLERMPDDGNRYEIIDGELYMSTQPHFYHQFVCSKFVHQLETWNEEAGLGEVAIAPGLIFAEDDDVAPDIVWISNSRLAAALRSDGHLHDAPELVIEVLSPGSVNERRDRVAKLKLYSRRGVSEYWIASWQTRTVDVYRREEAELKLVGTLGEADTLQSPVLPGFSCPVSVLFARIPIGE, from the coding sequence ATGAGTACAACGACACGTTGGACCTCTGCGGATCTCGAAAGGATGCCGGACGACGGCAATCGTTACGAGATAATCGACGGAGAATTGTATATGTCGACCCAGCCCCACTTCTATCACCAGTTCGTTTGCAGCAAGTTTGTTCATCAGCTCGAAACATGGAATGAAGAGGCGGGACTTGGCGAGGTAGCAATCGCGCCAGGCCTGATCTTCGCCGAGGATGACGATGTTGCGCCGGACATCGTCTGGATAAGCAATTCCAGATTGGCTGCAGCGCTTCGGTCGGATGGCCATCTCCACGATGCGCCCGAGCTTGTCATCGAGGTTCTGTCGCCGGGCAGCGTGAATGAGCGGCGAGATCGGGTGGCGAAGCTCAAGCTCTATTCTCGCCGCGGTGTCAGCGAGTACTGGATCGCGAGTTGGCAGACCCGCACCGTCGATGTCTATCGAAGAGAAGAGGCAGAGCTGAAATTAGTTGGAACTCTCGGTGAAGCTGACACGCTCCAGTCGCCCGTACTTCCCGGATTTTCCTGTCCGGTGTCGGTGCTATTCGCGCGAATCCCGATCGGGGAGTAG
- a CDS encoding Uma2 family endonuclease, whose amino-acid sequence MSTTTTRWTSGALESMPDDGTRYEIIDGELYMSKQPHANHQDVCGEIFGELRDWNKTMGLGRTYFAPGIIFAEDDDVAPDVVWASNERLAIALGADGKFHDAPELVVEVLSPGSANERRDREAKLQLYSRRGVSEYWIVSWMLRSVDVYRRDQAQLHFVATLYEADKLESPLLPGFSCQVALLFERISRNE is encoded by the coding sequence ATGAGTACAACGACGACGCGATGGACCTCTGGAGCCTTGGAATCGATGCCGGACGACGGCACTCGATACGAGATCATCGATGGAGAGCTCTATATGTCAAAGCAACCGCATGCAAATCATCAAGATGTTTGCGGAGAGATCTTTGGTGAGTTGCGAGACTGGAACAAGACCATGGGTTTGGGAAGGACATACTTCGCCCCAGGTATTATCTTTGCCGAAGACGATGATGTTGCGCCCGATGTCGTCTGGGCTAGCAACGAAAGGCTCGCCATTGCGCTTGGCGCGGATGGTAAGTTCCACGACGCCCCCGAGCTGGTTGTGGAAGTCCTTTCTCCCGGCAGCGCGAACGAGCGTCGGGATCGTGAAGCGAAGCTGCAGCTCTACTCGCGCCGCGGTGTGAGCGAATACTGGATCGTAAGCTGGATGCTACGCTCTGTCGACGTGTATCGGCGGGACCAAGCGCAACTACACTTTGTCGCAACGTTATACGAAGCTGACAAACTTGAGTCGCCGTTGTTGCCGGGCTTCTCCTGCCAGGTTGCCCTGTTGTTCGAGCGGATATCCCGGAACGAATAA